The following nucleotide sequence is from bacterium.
CCTAGGCGATGGAGCCCCGTCCGCTCGGTGTGATCGCGAATCCGATGTCGGGTCGGGATGTCCGCCGTCTGGTGGGCCGCGCGCAGACGCATACCCCGGACGCGAAGCGCAATCAGCTTCAGCGAGCCGTGGTGGGGGCCGTGGCAGCGGGCGTGAAGAGGGTCCTGCTCGTGCGGGATCTCTTTCGTGTTTCAGAACGGGCCGTGGATCTGCTTCGGCTAGGCGCAGAGATGGAGTTCCTCGACATCGGGAAACTCGAGACCAAGCCGAGCGATACGCTCCGCGCGGTCGAAGCCATGCGCAAAGCCGGCTGTGGCGCGCTCCTCGTGCTCGGCGGAGACGGCACCCAGCGTCTGGTGGCGAAGGCCTGGCCCGATGCACCGCTCCTGCCGCTCTCGACCGGCACGAACAACGTGTTCCCGGAGACGGTCGAGGCCACGACGGCGGGTGCAGCGGCGGGCCTTGTGGCGAGTGGCCGCGTCGAACTCGAGGAAGTCGCCGTCCGAGCCAAGCTCGTGCGCGCGGCGTACGAAGACGGTGAGGAGAGCCTTGCCGTGATCGACGGTGTACTCGTCGCTGGCGATCATCCGGGCAGCTTCATGCCCTTCGACCCCGAGAAGATCCGCCATATGCTGCTCTCGCGGGCAGAGCCTGGTTCGATCGGCATGTCTCCGATCGGGGGGCTGCTCGAGCCTGCGAGTGCCGAAGACGATTTCGGAGTCGTGGTGGAGTGCACCGCACGTGGGGACGGCGGGCGTCCTCTGCTGGTACCCGTTTCACCCGGTCTGTAC
It contains:
- a CDS encoding ATP-NAD kinase, which gives rise to MEPRPLGVIANPMSGRDVRRLVGRAQTHTPDAKRNQLQRAVVGAVAAGVKRVLLVRDLFRVSERAVDLLRLGAEMEFLDIGKLETKPSDTLRAVEAMRKAGCGALLVLGGDGTQRLVAKAWPDAPLLPLSTGTNNVFPETVEATTAGAAAGLVASGRVELEEVAVRAKLVRAAYEDGEESLAVIDGVLVAGDHPGSFMPFDPEKIRHMLLSRAEPGSIGMSPIGGLLEPASAEDDFGVVVECTARGDGGRPLLVPVSPGLYRTAYVESARRVELDEEIVMCGPGLLEFDGDRERVLAAGERARLRVVREGPWVIDTARAMRLAAQQGLYLDPPHWHDESDSGTGPGCC